One genomic segment of Helianthus annuus cultivar XRQ/B chromosome 14, HanXRQr2.0-SUNRISE, whole genome shotgun sequence includes these proteins:
- the LOC110907545 gene encoding uncharacterized protein LOC110907545 produces MEKALAHYGVTHRLSTAYHPQTSGQVENANQGVKRILEKTVGKSRKDWSEKLDDALWAFRTAYKTPLGTTPFMIVYGKACHLPVELEHRALWALKTVNLDLTEAARRRFFQIHELEALRDAAYERSWSIKEKTKALHDRRLRGLKEFKVGDKVLLFNSRLKLIAGKLKSRWSGPYVVKEVFPYGTVELYDELDKGVWKVNGHRLKHYLGGPIDTTEEEEIPLEDPPTFTEQ; encoded by the coding sequence ATGGAAAAAGCACTTGCACACTACGGTGTCACTCACCGTCTTTCTACCGCATACCACCCGCAAACTAGTGGCCAAGTAGAGAATGCTAACCAAGGGGTGAAGAGAatcttagagaaaacggtaggaaaaagtagaaaggattggtcggaaAAGCTCGACGACGCTTTGTGGGCATTCCGTACCGCCTATAAGACACCGTTAGGAACTACACCCTTTATGATTGTGTATGGCAAAGCTTGCCATCTTCCGGTAGAGTTAGAGCATAGAGCGTTGTGGGCATTGAAAACCGTTAATCTTGACCTTACCGAGGCCGCTAGAAGGAGGTTCTTCCAAATTCACGAGTTGGAAGCCTTGAGGGATGCCGCCTATGAACGATCTTGGAGTATCAAGGAAAAAACTAAGGCGTTGCATGATAGGAGGTTGCGAGGCTTGAAAGAGTTTAAGGTAGGTGATAAGGTGCTTTTGTTCAATTCGAGGTTGAAATTGATAGCAGGGAAGCTAAAATCGAGATGGAGTGGACCGTATGTGGTGAAAGAAGTGTTTCCATACGGCACGGTTGAATTATACGATGAACTCGACAAAGGAGTATGGAAGGTAAACGGTCATAGATTGAAACATTACTTGGGAGGTCCCATTGATACCACCGAAGAGGAAGAAATTCCTCTAGAGGACCCACCTACCTTCACCGAGCAGTGA